TGTTGGGTGCTAATCTCACTAATCAAATAGTTTCTCACCGAAGATTAAGAGTATGTTAGACGTTTGGTAAAACTAAATTAAGTGTGAATGTTCaatactgaattttaagtaTCGAATTAGCCAAGTGTAATAATCCAAATGAAATAATCTAAATTGAAGTACCTGtatgtaatttgatttgataaaatatggAATTATTGTCGGAAAAgtacttaaatttaatttttaccctCTTCTTTGGAAGCATACTGTAACCATTGATCTACACTACATTGACATAACTTAAAaactattttgtaaatataattagattaattacTAGGGGTTGAAGTTGTATTTTGTACGTTCTTACAATATTACCTATTAATAAAGATGGCAATGATGGCAAAACAACAAGATAAAGTAGAAGAAAAAACCTTGCAAAGCCTAGAAGGCTAGAACAGATATAGAAACACCTATCAAAACATGGTTGTAAGCATcttttatatattctcaaagAACTTAATTAGTAAACATTCTTTTCCTTTGTTATGCAATGACAACAAAATGTTTTAAGTCGTTGAATCTTGATACTTGAATTCTCTATATTGTGCAGAGAAAGGCCGCAGgtaacaatcaaaataaaaatccaaaacaGAGACCACCCAAGGTTCCAAAACGGACAGATTCTGTCTCCCCAGATAATGATATGACAGTGGAAGCCGAGTTAGAGCAACAAAAGAAACCGAAAAGGGCAAAGAGGGCAACGAAAAGTGTAAATGAAACTATCGAACCCGCATTTACTGCTACTTCCAGTTTATTACTAGCTTCTGAGCAAGCAGAAGATGCTGCTACACTTGGGGGTGAGTTTCAGTTAAGGTAAtctgtaaaatatatttatattttttgaggCCTTTACCATAAAAGGTCAATGGTACAATTTACTTATAACGATGAAAGCCGAGAAGCTAAAGAAGATTGGCCTTTTTATTGTGTTTTGCTTAAGAGAAAGGTTGGCTGCTAGTTAGTTAATCAGTAGATGTTTTGTACATGGTAGttcattgataatatttatatatatattttttgctGCTATCTGTTATATTGGCACTCTGGAAAAAGAAAATGCAATGAAGTAGAATAAATTGCATTAGGATATACTAATTTCTATGTTCATTGGAACTTAGAGTTGTGCACACATTTAGTTGAATAAGGAtcattagttaaaataatatgctcttaatatatatatatatatatatatatatatatatatatatatatatattataatataataaaatatatgaatgaaaaaattgCAGCGAATATGTGTGAAAGCAGATGATATGTCACtgcttttaataatttatctctcttaaaatttttattatttaaataaattatttaatactttccttctctatattttttattataaaattattataaatatttacttaatttaaaattagaataataaattcttaatttcagttcaaactaaaattagtaatattcatattaaatagaattcaaattatatatatatataaataaagaaaacattattgtgtaaaaaagaaaaatataatattatgaacaagtttaatttttaatatatattttttaagaaaatgaaataagagAAGAGAGACTTTAAgaaataagaaagataaatttaaagaaaaaattataatttaataatatatatatatatatatatttatatttataatttaatatatatttatatattttattaatttaatttattcattttttattattattattaattttaaaaatacataaattaattaattaattgttaacaaaaaaaattaataaataaaaaaataattaattatattaaaaacaaataattatattatattcaacttcttattctcttttatattatatatatatatataattaattaattcaaatatataaatatataattataaactaataaataaaaagaaaaaaaaaatatatatatatatatatatattaataaaaaaaaaagagaaaaataaatattttgaattaaacttagtCATCAATCTTAATCACCTTGACACTAATTCCttacacatttattataaagttTCGCTCTCCTATTATTACTCATAATATATACACTATAAATTATAGGGTCAATTTTAAGCATGAAGTTGAACAAATGTGTCAAATATACCCccgtattaaaattttatttttatatatgaactTGTGTAAATGTGCCAATTTTATTGAAGTTGACGGGAAATCTCTAACGGAGTTACAAGACATGATGTCAATGTCATATTCACATGTTTGACATAAGAAAAAACAACCCTTACCCTTACCATAACCCCATCCCTTTTTCATCTCCCCGTTGCATCCCCATCCCTTCTCTCGTCTGCTGCAAAACTTTTTCAGTCAAAATCCTTCGTCGAAGTCTCCTCTAACCTCTCAGCCGAACTTTAAACCATCAAAGTCTAACTAATGTTAGTCATCGACTCATGGTTCCAGACAAttttccaaaatatatatacacagcCTAACAACAATGGATATGATTATGATCAGAAGAATAATTATAGTTTTGTGTGCAAAAGGGAAGGGATGCTTGGATGAAGGGTGTGAGATGACTTTGAGCTTTTTGATATGTGATCATGATGAATATCATGGGTATGATGATCCTCATGAACCCACTTCTGAAATTATCTGATTTGCATTTCTTCAATATGGTACAAGCTCTTACAGTTCTTAGTACATAAAACAAAGACAGCAACGAGAGATCTTCACACTAAAATCAAACTTTCCTTCATTTCagttaaatcaattttaaaaggAATTGAAGCTTTAAGAAGAGATAATTGAGTTTGTTctagggtatatatatatatatatatatatatatttttgaaaatggtcTGAAACCATGGACTGACTAACATTAGTTAGACTTTGATGGTTTAGAGTTTGGCTGGGAGGTTGGAGGAAACTTCGGCTGACGAGTTTGACTGTAAAAGTTTTGCAGGTTGGGAGATGAGAGAAGGGGATGATGTTGTTGCAAGTTGCAACAGTCTGGGGATGGGGTTTCGGATAGGTGAAGGGTTATTTTTTCATGTCTTGTTTGAACATTGATATAGTGTCAACTTACAAAAACATGTGAATATGACGTGGCAGAGAAAACATTGTAAGATtgtaatgtaaaatttatatacttaatgaTCTAACAACTCTTTTATTTAGATCTAATgcggaaaaataatttaaacttaccTCCAGCCATTCTTCTTGATACTTTAAAGTTTCGATCTTCTAAAACCGATTTATCTCTTATCGATGGTGTTTTTTTCTTAGATGAGATAATGGCCTTAGGGACCTCAACACTATATTTATAATCCCTCTCTTTCCATCAAAGAGACCTTAATGGGTAGTTACTAGTTAGTGGGTAGTTATTCCAAATGGGTAGTTATTACTAATTAGTGGGTAGTTAtcccaattattaaactttaatttattaattaaaccattTAATTCCAACATTCTCCCACttggtttaataaataaaatcatatcacAATAAGAAATTTGATACATGAATCATAGCGATAAATCCTCTAAAATTGAGAATCATCTTCTATGTATCACAATGCATCACATTTCTCAATAACAACCCATAAAACTCAATGAATAAACCATATGTTTATTCTAGGTCCGAACtttattatttctcaaaaaCGATCAATATGCGCATAAcgtaaataaaatatgagaaatcATTACTTATTAGAGTTTCACTTAAAACATTGttcttacaataaataaaatcataaaacagAACTAAGTCCCATTCGTTCTACATGATCCTTGAAATTCTTTGGTGGCATGCCTTTAGTCAAAGGATCAGCAATCATCAACTTAGTGCTAATGTGTTCAATGACCACTTTCTTTTCCTTAACACGTTCTCTAATGGCTAAGTATTCAATGTCGATGTGTTTACTTCGACTACCACTCTTATTATTCTTAGCCATAAAGATTGCAGCTGAGTTGTCACAAAACAATTGCAATGGCCTAGAGATAGAATCCATAATTCTAAGCCCATCAATAAAACTCTTCATCCATACACCATGCGAAGTAGCCTCAAAACACGATACAAATTCGGCTTCCATAGTGGAGGTTGCAATCAATCTCTGCTTTGCACTCCTCCAAGATACAGCTCCACCAGCAAGCATAAAAACATAACCAGATGTTGATTTTCGTGAATCAATACATCCAGCAAAATTTGCATCGGAGTAGCCTACCACTTCTAGAGTATCAGTCCGTCTAAATGTAAGCATGTAATCCTTCGTTCCTTGAAGGTATCTCATCACTTTCTTTGCAGCTTTCCAGTGGTCTAAACCTGGATTACTTTGATATCTTCCCAATACCCCAACAATAAATGCAATGTCAGGTCTTGTACAAACTTGAGCATACATCAGGCTTCCAACAGCAGAAGCATATGGAATGTTTTTCATTTGTTCTCTTTCGAGATCATTCCTTGGGGATTggttcaaacaaaatttatcaCCCTTAACAACGGGAGCTATACTTGGTGAACAATCTTTCATCCGAAATCTTTCTAAAAGCTTATTGATATAGGTTTCCTGAGACAGACCCAAAACTCTTCTTTTTCTGTCTCTATGTATCTTAATGCCAATGACATAAGACGCATCACCCATATCCTTCATATCAAAGTTCTTAGAGAGAAATTGTTTCACCTCATATAACAAACCCTTGTCATTTGCAGCAAGTagaatatcatccacatatagaACAAGGAAACAAAACTTGCTCCCACTGACCTTTTGGTATATACAATGATCCATAACATTCTCTACAAAACCAAACGAAGAGACAACATCATGGAATTTCAAATACCATTGACGGGAAGCTTGTTTCAATCCGTATATGGATTTCTTAAGCTTGCATACTAAATGCTCACCATTACTAGAGGAAAATCCTTCAGGTTGTTTCATGTATACCTCTTCCTCTAGTTCTCCATTGAGAAAAGCcgttttcacatccatttgttgCAATTCTAAATCAAAATATGCAACTAATGCCATGATTATGCGAAGTGAATCTTTCTTTTATACAGGAGAAAATGTATCCTTGTAGTCAATTCCTTCCCTTTGAGTGAATCCCTTAGCAACAAGTCTTGCTTTATATCTTTCAATGTTGCCCATTGAGTCTTTCTTTGTTTTGAAGACCCATCTACAACCAATGGCTTTTACACCATCAGGCAACGCGACAAGATCCCAGACTTCATTGACAGTCATAGAATCCATCTCATCCTTCATGGCGTCATGCCAGAATTTTGATTCTGCACAACTTATAGCTTGTGAAAATGTTTCAGGATCATTTTCGGCTCCGACATTAAAATCCGATTTTTGTAGATACACAATATAATCATCAGATATTGTTGATCTCTTTATTCTAGTAGATCTTCTTAATGTTGGATCAACATTATTTTGTAAAACTTGTTGATCAACTGGTTGCATAACTCTCTCAGGTAACTCTTGAGAAATTTGATCTACTGGTTCATTTTCAACAACTTGTGGATTTTCAGTAATTGTTCTTACAATAACCGATTGTACTGGAGGGTTATTGTTAGCAACAATCAATCTATCACTTGGGCATGATGGTTGCACATCATAATGATCTTTATCTAGAACGGTGTTCCAGGATCGATCGCTCCCACTAATCAAGTCATTCTCAAGAAATTTTGCATTTCTCGATTCCACAATTCTAGTGCTGTGAGTAGGACAATAGAATCTATAACCCTTAGATCTTTCGGCATATCCAATAAAATATCCACTAATAGTCCTTGGGTCTAGTTTCTTTTCTTTCGGATTATAAACTCTTACTTCACACGGACATCCCCAAACGCGTATATGTTGCAAACTCGGTTTCCAACCTTTCCATAATTCAAATGGTGTTTTTGGGACAGCCTTGGTTGGAACTCGGTTTAATATATACACAGCCGTTTTTAGAGCATCAATCCATAATGACTTTGGAAAATTGGAGTTACTCATCATACTCCGTACCATGTCTATCAAAGTCCGGTTTCTTCTTTCTGCAACCCCATTTTGGTCCGGAGAACCAGGCATAGTATATTGGGGCACAATACCATGTTCTTGAAGAAACTTAGCAAATGGACCAGCCACTTGTCCCTTCTCAGTGTATCTACCATAATATTCTCCACCTCTGTCTGTTCTCACAATCTTAATTTGCTTATCGCATTGTTTTTCTACTTCCGCCTTGAATACTTTAAAGGCGTCTAAAGCTTCATCTTTAGAATGAAGAAAGTAGATATACATATATCGTGAGTAATCATCAATGAAAGAGATGAAGTATTTCGGACTAACCATATCCATATCAGGACAACAAATATCTGAATGGATAATTTCTAAAATGGTTGTACTCCTTGTAGCACCTTTCTTGGATTTATTGGTCTACTTTCCCTTAATGCAGTCCACACATGTATTAAAATCAGTAAAATCTAAAGTACTAAGTACTCCATCTTTTACTAATCTTTTAATTCTATCAATAGAAATGTGTCCCAATCTACGGTGCCATAAAGTAGAGGAATCTTCATTTATAACACAACGTTTTACACCAGATTGATCATGTAAAGTATTATAAGCAGCgtcattttgtaaattaatagaaaaaagacCATTCAACAGTGTACCATTTCCAACATTACTAGATTTATAGAATAAAGCAAACGACATTCCATAAAAGTTGAAAGAGTATCCCAAAGGTACAAGCTttgaaatagaaattaaattccTAGTAAAGTTAGGAACATAAAAGGTCTTTtctaaacacaaattaaaaccactacttaaaattaaataacatgtCCCAACAGCCTCCACACGTGATTGCATCCCATTTCCGGAATAGATGCGTTCTTCATTTGGTGTTGGCTTCCTTAGGTTTCGCATACCCTGTAAGGTATTAGAAACATGGATTGTAGAACCAGAATCAATCCACCATGtgttataattaatatcaaccatATTAGATTCATAACAGACAAAAGAGATTAAATTACCTTTCTTCTCAAGCCATATCGGATACTTTAGGCAATCCTTTTTAACGTGTCCTCTCTTATTACAAAAGAAACACCTTATATCCTTTGGGTCTTTCTTAATCCCTCTGGTTGCCGATAattttcctttcccttttggCTTATGAGATTTCTGGTCTTTTCCATGTGTAACTGTAAATGCACTCTCACCCAAATCCATTGACAACCTATTCTCTTCCTGAACACACATGGTCATAAGTTCATTAATTGACCATTTCTCCTTATGTGTGTTGTAGGAGACTTTAAAGGCTCCGTACGCAGATGGAAGGGTCGCTAGTATGTAGTGCACCAGGAAAGACTCTGACATATCAACCTCAAGTCTTTTTAGTTGAGCCGCAATGTCCCGTAGCTTCATGATATGCTCACGCACACCCCTCATAGTAGTGAGCCTCGTGGTTGTGAACTTGATTATAAGAGTACTGGCAAGAGCTTTATCAGAAGTTGCAAACTGTTCATCAACTCCTTTCAGTAATGCTTTGACATTTTTATGCTCTTCAATTGAGCCACGAATACTCTCAGATATTTTAGTCTTTATGAACATCATACTGAGACGATTAGATCGATCCCATCGTTCATGAAGAAGTAAATCATCCGTAGTACTCTCATCATCAATGATTGGCTCATCTTTCCTTATAGCATCATCAATGTCTAAACATCCCAAATGAAGCAAAATCCTTTCTTTCCAGATCTTATAATTATCACCCACAAGTTCGGGAATCTCACACTTGATATCAGTAACAGTACCAGGTATCATAACTGTAAAATTCAATTATACATGTTTAAAATAAGTTGAggcaaataaacaaaatcatgtttaccaATGTAAATCatgcttaaattaaaatatatctaatGACATAAAACTTGCATGTGGGCTAAAGATTCAATTCAGTCAGATACATTCATAACCTTATGATAAAACTATCAAATCATTCATTTTCTTAACTCCCGTgggtaattaaaaaaatatataacatgatATTTCATCCCAATTAATCACATACAAATAATAGAAATTCCTGTGGGataaaatctattatattaatgaaattaattacaataatgttaatatgattccaaacaattatttttcagCCTAACTAAAGATGCTGTGGCTATTCTTTAATTAGCTAAATCAATCGAATCATTTGACATTTTAATTCacaataacatttataaaatatactcaaattataaataacgtGAATCAaccataataattaaatgaacgAAACTTTCTTGAATTAGTGcagaaatattataaataagtttcaTTAACAAAGAAGGCAGAAGTTTttaaggctctgataccaaatgtaaaatttatatacttaatgaTCTAACAACTCTTTTATTTAGATCTAATgcggaaaaataatttaaacttaccTCAAGCCATTCTTCTTGATACTTTAAAGTTTCGATCTTCTAAAACCGATTTATCTCTTATCGATGGTGTTTTTCTTAGATGAGATAATGGCCTTAGGGACCTTAACACTATATTTATAATCCCTCTCTTTCCATCAAAGAGACCTTAATGGGTAGTTACTAGTTAGTGGGTAGTTATTACTAATTAGTGGGTAGTTAtcccaattattaaactttaatttattaattaaaccattTAATTCCAACATGTAACTCCGTTAGAGATTTTcgtcaaatttgaataaaattgacacatttatctaagttcatatataaaaatagaattttaataCTTAATGGGTATATTTGACACTTTTATTCAACTTCATGCTTAAAATTGAAATTCTTcccaatttatatttaatttttaaaacaaataaaaaaatttaggagCAAAATTGAAAAGAATGAAAAATTTGGGGATTGAAATGGAGTGATCTTTTTGAACTTTAGCATGATGAAGAACATGCAAGAAAGGGTGGAAGACAACTAACATATTTTCCGGAgttaaatttcttatatattaaactaaattacatttaagtttatttgttagaccatattttgtttttgtcaatttttttaggATCATATTTGCACTTTTTTTCTAGCCTTTCTGTTTTGTTCACCATTTTTTTCAGAAGCACCTAGATTGAAAGCTTAGACCAATGTTTTTCAATGCTGATTGGTCTCAATTAACATTGAGACCTCCATTTCCACTTCCTCTTGTGAATATGTGACAATCGTCCTCCTTTCTTTAGTCCTAGGCtgtaagatatttcaaaattgtttCAGCGCATCATGATCGAATTCAGCCTTCACTTGCAGTACTCTTTGATCCTCAATGACATCTAAGCCCGCATTTTAGTTTCACTAGCAATTTACATCCTGGTTTGTGATCACTCATTTGTTATTGGGACTAAAATGTAATTTATGTCCGTTAAATTTGTGTTGTGAAGAGACCGATATAGAgtgaaaattgtattattaaagTTGTTATTCGAACAATTACCTCCCCATATGTATAGGAGTTTTACACCTAACtaacaattaataaaactaactaagtaacaatttaaatcaattaacaattttaattactaactaataaattgtattattatttttacatcatTCCATCGAGGAGAGAAACGTAATTAAAACAAAGTTTCACTTTGACAAAAACAAGTCGATAAAACATCAAACTACGATCATTCAGCCTTATACAGTCagcttcatttttttaaaactattcaATTTAGACTCCATTTTTTTTAGCTATCCAATAGACAGTACATTTTTTTGGGCTATTGGCTCTAATTTTTCCGGGATTACAAGGGAATATTTCTTTACATCTTGAAGAGTAtcaatttgaagagtttgataATGATCCGCTCCAGCACCACACCAACCAACTGATTCCTTTCATGAAGAGGAAAAAAGGGTGTTGTGAAATTTCACTCCTTGGACGATGTGGGAGAAAGAAGACACAATTTTCTTCATCAACCATTGCATCTTATATATACCACATAAATCTCTCTTTTGAATTCAGTTGCAAGGCACTCAATAACTATATCATCTCCAAATGCAGTAGCATGACCAACTCGGTTCTCATCTACAGTTAATAAACCCTCCTCGATATATTGCAGAGTGATGATGTTGAATTCGTCATCAGGACAACGAAAATGGAGGAATCAGTTAATAAACCATTACGTTAGTTTTATCCTATGAATATCAAATGAATTAGTGATGATGAGAATGGTATCTGGAGGCTGAATATCTTGATAGAATGACTAAAGAACGCTAAGTGAAGCTAATTATCGTTCACCACCATTGAATAACGCTCATTGATGTGGATGTTTAAATGTTGAAGGGTTCGCTTCAGAACCAAGATGACATAATGAGTGAAAAAATGGCTCAAATGCACGGACTCTCACAAACAAACTGAAGCTTATTGAGGTGATGATATTTTCTAGGAAAAATAGATCGAGAATCAAGAAGAGTACTAGCTAGGTTAACATCTACATactaaaaaagaataaaactatatatgtattatatatggtgCCAAAAAGATCAAATAGTCTATTGTCTAATTATCAAGATAcatttgtcttttatttaattttcttgtgTAGTTGAGAACCCGTCTCTTAGAAGGGaggtgtatatatatatatatatatatatatatatatatatatatatatatatatgcttgaCCCTATATTGTAATTAAAGAGGGCCAAGTTGGTTGATTGCGGCCTAATGTTTTCAACTATACATTGTATTAGAATTACATGATCCACTTATATCCGCATCCAAATGAAGCATATGTAACATCAAATGAAGTCTCAAATTATGTTGGTCATTTTGCAGATAAAATGACAAGTGAGACATAGGCAGAACTGATGTTATATAGAACATAATACCAATAACTACTAGGGTGGCATGTGTTCTTTTCCAACATTTTATAATTCcaaataatctaataatatCATAAACTATGTTATAGTCAAAATAGTGCTACATATGTtttaataaagaagaaaaaaaatcaataatacttcgtgaattaaatgttttaagcTCATTTCCTACCCCCCAAATGATTGAAATTTGAAAGGGAAACAAAAAAGAATCCTGTAAACATAATTAACACTCTATTCAATTTTAGTGAGaggttaaataaaattaatgaaaaacaaGCATTTGCTATAACTATTAAAAAGTGGGTTTTTCTTCCCATAGTTTAAGTAGATGAGGTCGGTCCAGTTCGAATGATAGATCCATAATTTGGTATATgggtgtaaacgagtcgagctcgaactaCCCTGGCTCAAGTTCGGCTCGACTCGTTTTTTATTGACTTAGCTCGAGTTTGAGCTCAATCGAGCTTTAAATATTAAGCTCGAACTTGACTTAATCATATAACCATAggctcgaatttaaatatatttatatattaatttcttatattataaaaaatataatggaaGTCGAGAATCTTCTTAACAAGAATATTTTCAAATCGTTTATTGTATTTGAGATTAACTtgtaaacatattaaattttattaggtttatttttgaaaaataacactttataatgaaataaaaatagttttatatcttataaaatataatacgtTGAGAtcacatatattaaataatattagaatataattatattttgatttaattttcaaaaattatatttatataattaaattaatattaaatctatttattttttttataagtattatataatatatattttttaatttataaatattttgatatatcttGATATACTAAGCTGATAatgaaaatctcataccttaCCGTACAtataatttcggtatcggtattataccttaTTGTTTTTggtacacaaaaaaaaaaacgataTTCTCGATATATTGCGatacaatatttttgatatacatATAATATCGGTAATATTTCTCACCcctgtatatattttatattttattaaataaatataatattttttataatgattaacaaaaataatattgtcgCGTaggattatatattttattaatataaagtcttttccaatattttaaattttacagtATATTTTTTTCCTAGCTAGTTCCATTTATCAAATCTACAAAGAATCAATTTTCGATCTACACAGATCTGAACAAGAGATGACTAGGGACAATCAAACCATTTAAAGAGTCATAGGAGGATTTGAAATTTGGAAAATAATATAGAAAGTAGGGTAATGTGGATAATTGGATTTTGGAGAGACTCATAAACAATAAGTCTATAGATAGTCTTAtgggtatgtttcaaattttgattgaaaagtaaaatataataaacaaaaaattatatgattaggctcgaaaaaACACGATGAGCCATCAAGCGAGTCTTAACCAGGCTCGAATCTTAAACGGGCTGGCTTGAACTCGACTCGAATTCAAGTTTGACCGAACTTGAATCGAATTTTGACCGACCGACTCACGAGCGACTAGACTCATTTATACCCCTAGcaaagatattttttatataatatatatataatgcataGATCATATATTATTATGGTACATGAACTATCTCTTTCGTGTATTTCCTTTTATAGCCTATGTGAAAAAAAGGTGAATTTCCATAACTAGTAAACAATTATTATGATAagacactggtgaaaaaggggtcaaaatcgagagtaaaaattctcggttttgaccctataacctttggtatagacacattaccgaaagttttggtaactctcaccatccctcggtattgactctttcgttaaaaataattgggcatttaccgagagatatcgtagagttttcggtttagataccctatagtaaaaccgaaaggtaattgaaaaactctcggttttcctctttgtggaaaaaccgagagttaaatgaaaactctcggttttcttcaaatggagaaaaccgagtgttttcatttaactttcggtgttCCTCTtcgtggaaaaac
This genomic stretch from Impatiens glandulifera unplaced genomic scaffold, dImpGla2.1, whole genome shotgun sequence harbors:
- the LOC124918256 gene encoding chromatin-remodeling ATPase INO80-like; this translates as MTGGHVQGELLAPEDVVSLLIDDPQLEQKLKEIPLQARDRQGRKGGTKGILVNADGDASFEDVTNGEHVNGSESGSHETEKTKTSNKKRKAAGNNQNKNPKQRPPKVPKRTDSVSPDNDMTVEAELEQQKKPKRAKRATKSVNETIEPAFTATSSLLLASEQAEDAATLGGEFQLR